ACCAATTTTTAATGTCCTAGGATGAGAGAAACAGGAACAAACCAAATTTCAGTATTAACAGCAGATTGCCAGGATGGAAAGAAACTGGGTAAGAAGCTAATCGATTACTCTGAGCAATGCTGCTTACTTTGCAAATCTGACAAGTCCTCCAAGAGAGGTCCGAACAAAGCGTTTGTCAGGGGTACTCAGGGTTTGGTACCATAAAAGGGGGGCCGAGACGGCAACTCCAATAAAAGCAAGAACGTAGGGACTGCGTTGGCTTTTGACTTTTGGAGTCGCAACTTTTAATGACCGTGCACCAACGCCATTTAAAGAAAACCTTACTGATGTGCAACAAAAGCACCGTCTCGCCACCTGCAaaggtcaataattacgccacaTCATAAAAAGCGAAATTCATACATTCAGCTGTTGGCGGAAATGAATGGCGACACCCACGCAGCAAGGCGAGCAAGCGTGCATCCTCAATGAATGTAGCACTGATATGAAAGCGATGCAAGAAGAAAGCGGAGCGATGCAAGAAGAAAGCGGAGCGATGCAAGAAGCGGAGTGGCAATTAACCTACGTGCGCATGTGTGAAAAAACTCGTGTGGGTGTTTTGGAGTCACACATACAGAATTAAAACGATACATAGTTAAAACATTTACAATACAATTTGAGGCAGGTCGCTCATTGAAATCACGTCCAAGAAACAAGGACGACAACCACACAGACCACCACTGATAACGTCTTAACTAAGGGAATTGTAATTATGTTCATATGAATATTCTTTTcgacagctaaagaaaaaaagaagctactCTGCACAGGCGCGGCTTCTGTGAAAATTAATGCCGAAATGGAAAGCAGGAAATGCCAAGTAAAGCAACAGTCCACAAGATTTACTGTCATATTGTTGTTGTACTGTCTCAATATTGAAGCATAATGCTCACTTTTAGCATAGAGATCATCCTTTTCTAAACAAATCAATAAGTTAGAAAGGATTAAAAACATTCGGCATTGCGAAGCTTTTAGCGAACTATGCAGCGAACGCACTGGTCGGATTGGCTACGATTGTGACTAGCTACAGCTTCAACGCTGCTTGGCTCGGTAGTGAGAACAAGAAACCGAAACTAATCAATGCGCATACGCATAACAAATCCAGCATTTTCCGCTCAACTCATTAGAACATTAAGCCGCAACAAGATTAATTAATTGTTTTTATGATTTCAAATCGAAATTTTCGAAAACTCCTAGACTGTGAGAGACGCTTCCGGTCTATGAGAGACGCAGCAGTGGAGagttccagattaattttgaccacctgcatgGTGTTCACAGGGTTTGTCATTCGACCCGTTAGAACGCAGGAATGCTGCGGCCGCCGCGACTTGGGATTGCACCCAcaacctcgtgcgcagcagcaaAACCGCATAGCCGCTGAGCCAACTCTACGCGTAGAACTACAAAACATGATGACGGAGTATTATCTATATTACTCCTTTCTATCCAACTACTTTCTATTACTATTTTCTATCCAACTGCACTATTATGCATAATCTATGTCAGCTAGCTAGGTCATCTGTGGCCTGACAAGGTAGCATAATAGAAGAACACGTTTTAACATACAAAAATTGGGTGCTGTACATGTACCTGGAAATAATACTGTTTAGTAAAAACAAACCACCATCATGACTTATGTCAGTTCGCGAGACAAGTTAggggtgaagaaaaaaaagtggcgtTTAGAATGAAAGGTCTTATcaccttatcagtgtggctaatACCCCTCGTGTGTACATGTGTCATACGCATTGAAGTAACGCCATAATTGTTTCCTTTGTattgtaaagcagtgatttgggcttgttggtaagacatcgtgaggcttatagcgcgttaaaaagacaaggacgaaggtgtgtgtcacgtctcaccttcgtccttgtctttttaacgcgctataagcctcacgattcCTTTGTATTGTCAATCCAAATTACGATTTCCCTCTGAGAAGACCTTAGCTCTGTTGTTCAGTATATTTTAGGCCGTGGAAAGTATATCGATTTACCGGAATAAAGTCTGCGCAcatggtacaaaaaaaaaaaagaagacctgcACAGGCCCGACAAGAAGTGCGCGCTTTTGCTGTGGCTCGCGCGAAGGTCACATGAAGATTGCGATGAAAACGAAGACACCAGTCGGGTAAACGGCCATGGTGAGTACGCCTCTACCGTTTATTACTCATTATGTCTTAGATATCTGACGTTCCTGACTGGCAGATGTAAAGTGTTGGGGACTTGCAGTCCTCTGAACTGTATTGATCGGCAACTGAGAGTGCAAGCGTAGTCAGAGCTCGTACGAAAGGGGATCGAATCGGACATGCATGGGGTGCTTACCAGTCAATGGGGACGCGCGTATGATGTCCTGTGCGGCCTGTGGAAATTAAATGTGTGGAGGGTATGACATTTCTCTGTGTTACTGCGGGAATTTGTAAGCGAGAAAAGACGACGCAAGCGCGTATCTCGCTATTTGCCAGATCATCTTAGCGTCAGGGTTCACCCGTCCCCACACCATTCTTGCATGTGTGTATGTTTGCGCGTCCTGTGCCCCTGTAGCGCCACAGTATCACCTCTGGCCGCCcaaaatgtgtgtatatatatatatatatatatatatatatatatatatatatatatggtggttTCTTGAAAGTTCAGCACGCTTGAGCCGTTGAGCCGACGAAAGAAAGAGGCGACGAACTTTTGTGCCCTGTACTCTGCGAAAGCGTTAAGTAATCAAGTCTACTTCCAAAAAGATTGTCACCTCTTTCCTGCACCAATATATGCTGTTCAacaaaaaacaattttttttttgaagacctatggtgttcggtcgtcagaggtctgacgaccTGAAACCGTATTATAATTATACCTTGCACCGTAgtttataaattttttttttcgttgaacagcttggataAAGTTAGCGCATCATTATGGCCAGCAGAGCAAAGACGTCATCATTTCTGGAATCTTGCTCATGTGGAAGCGTTCAAAAGGTAGTTCCACGAGCTGGATTGGTTGTATGAACCAGCTACCAAGCGCAACGTAGCAAAGTTTCGCCCCTGAAGTAGCGAAGGCACGATGTGAGCGGAATGCGCAAGCGGATATACTGTTCCATATTTTCATTGTAAGTAACTGAAGATGTAGCGGGTGCGAAGGCTGCTATTTCACGCGTGGCACATACATTTGGGAAACAATAATGATAACACCGTGTTATAGCGTTCAGTGCCAGTTACTCATTACAAATACTACTACGCAAAATTTTCGATTATACATCCTACCGTAAACTAGGTCCATGTATATACGTCACTACGTAAGCAGCAACTTAACGGAAATAATGTAGGGCTGAGTGCAGCATTTGAAATAAGTGTTTGGGGTGCATTTAGGATAAAGATATATACGCTATCGAGATAACCAACGAAAGCTTTGGAATTTTGTTGTTGGGCTACTTTGGTGCTCCTATAGGAGTACTCACTGTTTATTTATTAGTGAAGACCAATTGCCGTACGTCTTGGCAATGGAACAGGTAATGACCGCAATATTGAACTAAGATGCTTTAAATTTAATACGCACTCTGGACGTGATTCCCAATATAGCTTAATACTGTTATCCTAGTAAAGGAAACGCGCCGTGATCAAGCAATCGTTGAAGAGAATGTCCGATTCAAATATCGCATGCGAAAGAAACCCATGTATCTGCCCACAATAGTGGTATAGCGGTAACTGCCAACGATAGCTGTTTAGCAGGAACTGCCCACAATAGCGGAATAGTAATTCTGATATTTCTTCTTGTAAACAGAATTTCCCGCACGCCGATATCGCAGAATAGACAGACATTGCATCGGCAGACTATGTAATGGCGTCGTACTATGCTTGGGGCACGTGCAGGGACAGCGAGCGGACCCATACGAATAGTAGGCATATGCACTTTTTTTTCGTGATCTGGAACCCGCACCCTTAAGTAACCCTTATGCATACCCCACGCATGCTTAGCTTTAGCAGGTTGTCATGGAGAGCTAAGAGCGCACTGGCGCGCATGAGCGTCAGAACATGAGCGTCAgctccttttattttatttttgttaggCGGCGTACGCGTCAACACTTTACCACAACTTGATGCGTGCGTCTAACGCGCGTATTAAATGAATGATGCCTCCTTCTGCAGCGCACATTTTATCCTGATCACCTACGTTCCCTGTGTGTAGCCAGGATTTGTAATATAAGTGCCGACCGCTCTCGGTTTTCTGTAGAAGGCACTGTATTTGGACAAAGTGACCGAATAACTGGTATACGCCCAAACTTACTTTCAGGTGTGAAGCCGCAAAAGACCggcgcccccctcccctcccccgccccctcaCCGTTGCGACTCCGCATCATCCCTGGCCGCCCAAAATGTCAGGTATGTCACACTCATCAGTTTTAAAATATCTGATAACAAAAATAGTTCATGACCTTTCCTTCCGTCTCTCGTAATTGAGCGTAGGTGCATTCAATTTGTTTCGTTCAACAAATTGTTTATGCCCACACTGAAAGACGAATAGCTGGGCCGCTATCTTgcacacgttcgaaaagccgacgttcgatttcgcttcgcgcgattgtccaggctgcgccgatatcgcggcctaggccaatctagtccaatcgcgtgaggcgaaatcgaacgtcggcttttcgaacgtgtgcAAGATAGCGGCCCTGTTCCACACCAAATAACCGTGTCGTGCCgttctggaaagaaaaaaaaagaactgtctcCTGCcttgatagtgatctaaagaaaggaaagatgcttgattctgcaacccgtcagaatcaagcgtctttcctttctttagatcactatcaagTGAGAAgcctgttttgtttttgtttttcctcgCATTGAGCTGCGCGTAGGGCTTCTCTAAATGCGAAATTAGCGTACTGAGCATCAAGTTTGATTTTTTTTCAAATCTCAGAAGTGATCTGCAAACATTAAACAGAATAAAGTCGTTTCCGAATGCGATTGTCTTTATAAGCTTCTAATATAAACAAATACCATAATCGCAATACTTAAAAAAAAGCTTATTAGCAGTCTTGTTTCAATTACTTTCGTTTGATGAACTTTACTTGGTTACAATCGTATCCGCCAAAGCGCTCAAAGCGCCTGAATCAGCATTTGCGCAGCTATaacatagctttcttttttttttttacattactgACAGGCTAACCTTGAAGGCCATGAAGCTTATATTGCTTCGTCTCGCGTATCAGACGCGCCTCAATTGATTGGCACACGCGAAGTGTAGCGCGGCGACGGTGCGAACGGAGCAACGTTTTAATGAACTACAGGCGAACGTCTCACACCGACGATTGCTCTGTAGATTTACCACCGGCGCCTGCGACCGTCCGCGAAGTGGAGTTCCGCCTGGGACCCACCCAGGACGGCGCGCCGGAGGTGGAATTCCACGTGGAACCCGCTGCCAAGGGCCAGGGATCCTCGGTCACGGTGAGCGTGACCACGACGTCGCCAGCAGAGCCCGAGGCCGGCCCGAGCCGCGGTGAGGACCTGACCTTCAGCGACCTGCCCACGGCCAACCGCGTCATGGACTGCGTGCTGGCTGAGTTCCGCGGGCGGCCCGTGGTCCACGCGCGCTTGGGAAATGTGCCGCTGCCGGACTTCACCGCGGGCGAGGCTCGCGTCTACTCGCCGCGCTTCTGGGACCTGAACGCCGTGTTTCGCGAGGGGGACGCCTACATGCGTGCCAGCCCGTACACGTCGGGACAGCTGCCAGTTGAAGTACGGCTGCGCTCGCGAGTTGCCTGTCGGGAAGTCAAGTTTCAGTGCGACTTCGCCTATTCTTA
This Dermacentor albipictus isolate Rhodes 1998 colony chromosome 1, USDA_Dalb.pri_finalv2, whole genome shotgun sequence DNA region includes the following protein-coding sequences:
- the LOC135896927 gene encoding uncharacterized protein isoform X5, with protein sequence MRKRIYCSIFSLCEAAKDRRPPPLPRPLTVATPHHPWPPKMSDLPPAPATVREVEFRLGPTQDGAPEVEFHVEPAAKGQGSSVTVSVTTTSPAEPEAGPSRGEDLTFSDLPTANRVMDCVLAEFRGRPVVHARLGNVPLPDFTAGEARVYSPRFWDLNAVFREGDAYMRASPYTSGQLPVEVENIGDFDVSSLIGVPAVLKWLATKVIKKVIRDNSQVIAKLASNEVKDVLQEAIADQDLTSVLKDALAAPDAKQQSSDRPQSSA
- the LOC135896927 gene encoding uncharacterized protein isoform X1, whose amino-acid sequence is MRKRIYCSIFSLCEAAKDRRPPPLPRPLTVATPHHPWPPKMSDLPPAPATVREVEFRLGPTQDGAPEVEFHVEPAAKGQGSSVTVSVTTTSPAEPEAGPSRGEDLTFSDLPTANRVMDCVLAEFRGRPVVHARLGNVPLPDFTAGEARVYSPRFWDLNAVFREGDAYMRASPYTSGQLPVEVRLRSRVACREVKFQCDFAYSYFRGQVALNFERVLIGVLLVLRGGFPDVKSLQVENIGDFDVSSLIGVPAVLKWLATKVIKKVIRDNSQVIAKLASNEVKDVLQEAIADQDLTSVLKDALAAPDAKQQSSDRPQSSA
- the LOC135896927 gene encoding uncharacterized protein isoform X4 yields the protein MSDLPPAPATVREVEFRLGPTQDGAPEVEFHVEPAAKGQGSSVTVSVTTTSPAEPEAGPSRGEDLTFSDLPTANRVMDCVLAEFRGRPVVHARLGNVPLPDFTAGEARVYSPRFWDLNAVFREGDAYMRASPYTSGQLPVEVRLRSRVACREVKFQCDFAYSYFRGQVALNFERVLIGVLLVLRGGFPDVKSLQVENIGDFDVSSLIGVPAVLKWLATKVIKKVIRDNSQVIAKLASNEVKDVLQEAIADQDLTSVLKDALAAPDAKQQSSDRPQSSA
- the LOC135896927 gene encoding uncharacterized protein isoform X3 produces the protein MRKRIYCSIFSLCEAAKDRRPPPLPRPLTVATPHHPWPPKMSDLPPAPATVREVEFRLGPTQDGAPEVEFHVEPAAKGQGSSVTVSVTTTSPAEPEAGPSRGEDLTFSDLPTANRVMDCVLAEFRGRPVVHARLGNVPLPDFTAGEARVYSPRFWDLNAVFREGDAYMRASPYTSGQLPVEVALNFERVLIGVLLVLRGGFPDVKSLQVENIGDFDVSSLIGVPAVLKWLATKVIKKVIRDNSQVIAKLASNEVKDVLQEAIADQDLTSVLKDALAAPDAKQQSSDRPQSSA
- the LOC135896927 gene encoding uncharacterized protein isoform X2, which gives rise to MCGGCEAAKDRRPPPLPRPLTVATPHHPWPPKMSDLPPAPATVREVEFRLGPTQDGAPEVEFHVEPAAKGQGSSVTVSVTTTSPAEPEAGPSRGEDLTFSDLPTANRVMDCVLAEFRGRPVVHARLGNVPLPDFTAGEARVYSPRFWDLNAVFREGDAYMRASPYTSGQLPVEVRLRSRVACREVKFQCDFAYSYFRGQVALNFERVLIGVLLVLRGGFPDVKSLQVENIGDFDVSSLIGVPAVLKWLATKVIKKVIRDNSQVIAKLASNEVKDVLQEAIADQDLTSVLKDALAAPDAKQQSSDRPQSSA